From [Flavobacterium] thermophilum:
AAGGTAAACCAGCCTGTGTCGGGAAGTAGCTCAGCTTGGTAGAGCACACGGTTCGGGTCCGTGAGGTCGCAGGTTCAAATCCTGTCTTCCCGACCATTGCCATGGGGCCTTAGCTCAGCTGGGAGAGCGCCTGCCCCGCACGCAGGAGGTCATCGGTTCGAATCCGATAGGCTCCATTTTTATACGGAGGAATACCCAAGTCTGGCTGAAGGGGGCGGTTTCGAAAACCGCTAGGGGTGTCACAGCCCGCGGGGGTTCGAATCCCTCTTCCTCCATTTCTAATATCCGATCCTGTCAAATTGTAAATCATGAAACCCTTGATACGACTGCGTTGGCAGTCGTTTTTCATTTTTTGGGAATCCTTTTGACTTTTCTTCAAATCTTTTAACATGTTCAGCGTCTTATCATCAATCGTAATCGTTCGTTTCGAATCGAAAACACCGTCTCGATGGCATCTTTTTTTGAATTTATGTATATACTATGTATATACGAAATGAAAGGAGAGAGGTATAATGGAATTAAACAAACAGAAAGGAGTGTCAATCATGACAATAACAGTTCAAAAATGGGGAAACAGCCTTGCGGTTCGTATCCCAAGCGTGATTGCTGAACGTTTAGCGCTTCATCAAGGATCAGAAGTGGAGGTGATCGTTGAGAACCAAGCGATCAAGTTGATCCCGAAAAAGAAAAAGCCGACATTGGAGGAACTTTTGGCTAAAATCACGCCGGAAAATCGTCATGCTGAAATTGATTTTGGAACAGAAGGGAATGAATTGTTCTGATGCAAGCGCCGGATCGTGGGGATCTTGTTTACGTCAATTTCAATCCACAAGCAGGGCATGAGCAGGCAGGAAAAAGGCCCGGCATCGTTCTATCACCAAAGCGGTTCAATCAATTGACAGGGTTT
This genomic window contains:
- the mazE_1 gene encoding Antitoxin MazE, whose amino-acid sequence is MELNKQKGVSIMTITVQKWGNSLAVRIPSVIAERLALHQGSEVEVIVENQAIKLIPKKKKPTLEELLAKITPENRHAEIDFGTEGNELF